A portion of the Natronococcus sp. AD-5 genome contains these proteins:
- a CDS encoding NRAMP family divalent metal transporter: MSTETKFGSEVVTDFAHKYGLAFVMVASYFGSGSVFIASQAGVMHGYALLWAVVGAALLGFMAQDMSARLGIHGTSLMVFVREKLGRPLAITIALFLSVGCIAWTLGLVAAVGAGVSFLTGGAVAWQPVAVAATLAAIGVGLFNYGKVENLMIAMMLALLVVYVVVALPSGANPGELALGFVPTTVSTGALVMAAGLLGTTALWPNFFLESILVEEKGWTKESDVIDARRDLAMGYAVGGIATIAILIVAAAVLRPMGFEQLDSFLTPGRALVDVFGTWAMVLFVGGVTAAAFNSIVPIMWAPAYIIPEAMGYEVDQGDRLFKILFAGLTGVGILSPVVSAALDLSVVDMVILFPMYNGIFGLPIATILLFWAVNDRETMGEYRNGAKLNAINALLVLLAVILAALSIGDFIELITTGGF, translated from the coding sequence ATGAGCACGGAAACCAAATTCGGCAGCGAAGTTGTCACCGATTTCGCGCACAAGTACGGCCTCGCGTTCGTGATGGTCGCCAGTTACTTCGGCTCCGGCTCGGTCTTCATCGCGAGCCAGGCCGGCGTGATGCACGGCTACGCGCTGCTGTGGGCCGTCGTCGGCGCGGCGCTGCTCGGGTTCATGGCCCAGGACATGAGCGCCCGGCTCGGCATCCACGGGACGTCGCTGATGGTCTTCGTCCGCGAGAAACTGGGTCGCCCGCTCGCGATAACGATCGCGCTGTTCCTCTCGGTCGGCTGTATCGCCTGGACGCTCGGCCTCGTCGCCGCCGTCGGCGCGGGGGTCTCGTTCCTGACCGGCGGCGCGGTCGCCTGGCAACCCGTCGCCGTCGCGGCCACGCTCGCCGCGATCGGCGTCGGCCTCTTCAACTACGGCAAGGTCGAGAACCTGATGATCGCGATGATGCTCGCGCTGCTCGTCGTCTACGTCGTCGTCGCCCTCCCCAGCGGCGCGAACCCGGGCGAGCTCGCGCTCGGGTTCGTCCCGACGACGGTCTCGACGGGCGCGCTCGTGATGGCCGCCGGCCTGCTCGGCACGACCGCCCTCTGGCCGAACTTCTTCCTCGAGTCCATCCTCGTCGAGGAGAAGGGATGGACGAAGGAGAGCGACGTGATCGACGCGCGCCGCGACCTCGCGATGGGCTACGCCGTCGGCGGCATCGCGACGATCGCGATCCTGATCGTCGCCGCCGCGGTGCTCCGCCCGATGGGGTTCGAACAGCTCGACTCCTTCCTGACGCCGGGCAGGGCGCTCGTCGACGTGTTCGGCACGTGGGCGATGGTGCTGTTCGTCGGCGGCGTCACCGCCGCGGCGTTCAACAGTATCGTCCCGATCATGTGGGCCCCGGCGTACATCATTCCGGAGGCGATGGGCTACGAGGTCGACCAGGGCGACCGCCTCTTCAAGATCCTGTTCGCCGGATTAACCGGCGTCGGGATCCTCTCGCCGGTCGTCAGCGCCGCGCTCGACCTCTCGGTCGTCGACATGGTGATCCTCTTCCCCATGTACAACGGCATCTTCGGGCTCCCGATCGCCACGATCCTGCTGTTCTGGGCGGTCAACGACCGCGAGACGATGGGCGAGTACCGTAACGGCGCGAAGCTGAACGCGATCAACGCCCTGCTCGTGCTGCTGGCGGTCATCCTCGCCGCGCTCTCGATCGGGGATTTCATCGAACTCATCACGACCGGCGGGTTCTGA
- a CDS encoding Nmad3 family putative nucleotide modification protein — protein MTVVLAGVGADSTNLGALGPLYDDGTFEYVPIPEKTRETAETETLGSWPLRGDDGVAADLTTRIEPQPVRGGEAAVSGEALASWPLHRDPNFEALTYGEHRTSGYVSRLRAVDPGDVVGFYAGLRRPGGDRAHRYLIGYFTVDDVAVVTPDMPLEERRAILEAHPDNAHAKRAREGSLYLEKPVVIVDGREPGGLFERDPIRLSDYYVQDGNVRAQYYLREEIESAWAVRVGGANMMFKPAYRCGLSGERFRELVGVPGEREAAHAVVGDD, from the coding sequence ATGACGGTCGTTCTCGCCGGCGTCGGTGCGGACAGCACGAACCTCGGCGCCCTGGGACCGCTGTACGACGACGGGACCTTCGAGTACGTGCCGATCCCCGAGAAGACCCGCGAGACGGCCGAAACCGAAACGCTCGGCTCGTGGCCGCTCCGCGGCGACGACGGGGTCGCCGCCGACCTGACGACCCGGATCGAACCCCAGCCCGTCCGCGGCGGCGAAGCGGCCGTCTCGGGCGAAGCGCTCGCGTCCTGGCCGCTCCACCGCGATCCCAACTTCGAGGCGCTGACCTACGGCGAGCACCGGACCAGCGGCTACGTCTCGCGGCTGCGCGCCGTAGACCCCGGCGATGTCGTCGGCTTCTACGCGGGACTGCGCCGGCCGGGCGGCGACCGAGCCCACCGGTACCTGATCGGCTACTTCACCGTCGACGACGTCGCCGTCGTCACGCCCGACATGCCCCTCGAGGAGCGACGGGCGATCCTCGAGGCCCACCCGGACAACGCCCACGCCAAGCGCGCTCGAGAGGGGTCCCTCTACCTCGAGAAGCCGGTCGTCATCGTCGACGGCCGCGAACCCGGCGGACTGTTCGAGCGCGACCCGATCCGACTCAGCGATTACTACGTGCAAGACGGAAACGTTCGGGCGCAGTACTACCTGCGCGAGGAGATCGAGTCCGCCTGGGCCGTCCGCGTCGGCGGCGCGAACATGATGTTCAAGCCGGCCTACCGCTGCGGACTCTCGGGCGAGCGCTTCCGCGAACTCGTCGGCGTGCCCGGCGAGCGGGAGGCCGCCCACGCGGTCGTCGGCGACGACTGA
- a CDS encoding acyltransferase, with protein sequence MTDDTTSRHDRVRSHPTRGAPNSLAHWTSARHPLRVAINYAVVWLVRVSPSLRLKRWLLRRIGATVGEGVSWGLEATPDVFWPDLITVEDHAIVGYDATILCHEFLQDEYRTGEVVVGERAMIGAGAIVLPGVEIGADASVAANSLVTTDVEPGTTVAGVPARPMNSDALEDGDGDSSADG encoded by the coding sequence GTGACCGACGACACGACCTCGCGACACGACCGCGTCCGGTCGCATCCGACCCGCGGCGCGCCCAACTCGCTCGCCCACTGGACCAGCGCCCGCCACCCGCTGCGGGTCGCGATCAATTACGCGGTCGTCTGGCTCGTCCGCGTCTCGCCGAGCCTCCGGCTCAAGCGCTGGCTGCTGCGCCGGATCGGCGCGACGGTCGGCGAGGGCGTCTCCTGGGGACTCGAGGCGACGCCGGACGTGTTCTGGCCCGACCTGATCACCGTCGAGGACCACGCGATCGTCGGCTACGACGCGACGATCCTCTGTCACGAGTTCCTGCAGGACGAGTACCGGACCGGCGAGGTCGTCGTCGGCGAGCGGGCGATGATCGGCGCGGGCGCGATCGTCCTGCCGGGCGTCGAGATCGGCGCGGACGCGAGCGTCGCGGCGAACTCGCTCGTAACTACGGACGTCGAACCCGGTACCACGGTCGCCGGCGTACCGGCTCGACCGATGAACAGCGACGCGCTCGAGGACGGAGACGGGGACTCGAGCGCGGACGGATAA
- a CDS encoding NAD(P)/FAD-dependent oxidoreductase encodes MAENVVVLGAGYAGAGAITKLQSELEGNARLTWIADVDYHLVLHESHRVIRDPDVRSDITIPVDEIADPSTQFIQDEVTGLDTDEQVVELADTDDVEYDYVLVGLGSQTAYYGIPGLEEHSLTLKSLDDALEIHESVKQASRDATRGDPAQIVIGGAGLSGIQTAGEIAEFRDVHRAPLEIHLVEALDEIFPGNDPEIQQALRDLLQDAGVQIHTDDPITEADDEVIHFDEGDPLEHDVLVWTGGITGRDALDGADLEKEHNRVNAGANFQTSNERVFAIGDSAIIDQGDQPAPPTAQAAWQAAEVAGENISRAIENRPLKTWEHEDKGTVVSVGEKAVAHGVKPAFGVSMPVDTFGGFPAQKLKKLIAARWIADLTSWNRARRAWSSL; translated from the coding sequence ATGGCAGAGAACGTCGTCGTGCTCGGTGCCGGATACGCCGGTGCCGGTGCGATCACAAAGCTCCAATCGGAGCTCGAGGGTAACGCGCGGCTAACCTGGATCGCGGATGTCGACTATCACCTGGTTCTCCACGAATCTCACCGCGTAATCCGCGATCCGGACGTCCGCTCGGACATCACGATCCCGGTCGACGAGATCGCGGACCCGTCGACGCAGTTCATCCAGGACGAAGTTACCGGACTCGACACGGACGAGCAGGTCGTCGAACTCGCCGACACGGACGACGTCGAGTACGATTACGTTCTCGTCGGACTCGGCAGCCAGACCGCCTACTACGGCATCCCCGGCCTCGAGGAGCACTCGCTGACGCTCAAGAGCTTAGACGACGCCCTCGAGATCCACGAGTCGGTCAAGCAGGCGAGCCGCGACGCCACGCGGGGCGACCCGGCCCAGATCGTGATCGGCGGCGCCGGCCTCTCGGGCATCCAGACCGCCGGCGAGATCGCGGAGTTCCGCGACGTCCACCGCGCACCCCTCGAGATCCACCTCGTCGAGGCGCTCGACGAGATCTTCCCCGGCAACGATCCGGAGATCCAGCAGGCGCTGCGCGACCTGCTCCAGGACGCCGGCGTCCAGATCCACACGGACGACCCGATCACGGAAGCCGACGACGAGGTCATCCACTTCGACGAGGGCGACCCGCTCGAGCACGACGTGCTCGTCTGGACGGGCGGGATCACGGGTCGCGACGCCCTCGACGGCGCCGACCTCGAGAAGGAACACAACCGCGTCAACGCCGGTGCGAACTTCCAGACCTCGAACGAGCGCGTCTTCGCGATCGGGGACTCGGCGATCATCGACCAGGGCGACCAGCCCGCGCCGCCGACCGCGCAGGCCGCCTGGCAGGCCGCGGAGGTCGCCGGCGAGAACATCAGCCGCGCCATCGAGAACCGACCCCTGAAGACCTGGGAGCACGAGGACAAAGGAACCGTCGTCTCCGTCGGCGAGAAGGCCGTCGCCCACGGCGTCAAGCCGGCCTTCGGCGTCTCCATGCCGGTCGATACGTTCGGCGGCTTCCCGGCCCAGAAGCTGAAGAAGCTCATCGCCGCGCGCTGGATCGCGGATCTCACCTCCTGGAACCGGGCCCGCCGGGCCTGGTCCTCGCTGTAA
- the rocF gene encoding arginase produces the protein MGQTVRIIGAPMDYGANRRGVDMGPSAIRYAGLADELEQAGVDPVDAGDLLMPRAEERDPDASQPSEGNAKFLREVGDVCSRLSDQVAEAIDDGEFPLVLGGDHSVAIGSIRGASQAGELGVVWFDAHADLNTPETSPSGNVHGMPLAATLGRGSFGDLEWANAPGVREESIVYVGLRSIDERERELVRESEMTAFTMSDIDERGITSVVEEALGLATTGTDGIHVSLDLDWLDPKAAPGVGTPVRGGVTYREAHSALETVSTRHEREDVLRSMDVVEVNPILDERNETATLAAELTASAFGKRIL, from the coding sequence ATGGGACAGACAGTCCGAATTATCGGTGCGCCGATGGACTACGGGGCGAACCGTCGCGGCGTCGACATGGGACCGTCGGCGATCAGGTACGCGGGGCTGGCCGACGAACTCGAGCAAGCGGGAGTCGACCCGGTGGACGCCGGCGATCTGCTCATGCCCCGCGCGGAGGAGCGGGATCCCGACGCGTCACAGCCCAGCGAGGGGAACGCGAAGTTCCTCCGGGAGGTCGGCGACGTCTGTTCGCGCCTGTCGGATCAGGTCGCGGAGGCGATCGACGACGGCGAGTTTCCCCTCGTCCTCGGCGGCGACCACTCGGTCGCCATCGGGTCGATACGAGGGGCGTCGCAGGCGGGGGAACTGGGCGTCGTCTGGTTCGACGCCCACGCCGACCTCAACACGCCCGAGACCTCGCCCAGCGGTAACGTCCACGGGATGCCGCTCGCCGCGACGCTCGGGCGGGGAAGCTTCGGCGACCTGGAGTGGGCGAACGCGCCGGGCGTCCGCGAGGAGTCGATCGTCTACGTCGGCCTGCGAAGCATCGACGAGCGCGAGCGCGAACTCGTTCGCGAGAGCGAGATGACGGCCTTTACCATGTCCGACATCGACGAGCGCGGGATCACGAGCGTCGTCGAAGAGGCCCTCGGCCTCGCGACGACCGGAACCGACGGAATCCACGTCAGCCTCGACCTCGACTGGCTCGACCCGAAGGCCGCACCCGGCGTCGGCACGCCCGTTCGCGGCGGCGTTACCTACCGCGAGGCGCACTCGGCGCTCGAGACCGTCTCGACGCGCCACGAGCGAGAGGACGTCCTCCGGTCGATGGACGTCGTCGAGGTGAACCCGATCCTCGACGAGCGAAACGAGACGGCGACGCTCGCGGCCGAACTCACGGCGAGCGCGTTCGGCAAGCGCATCCTCTAG
- a CDS encoding metal-dependent transcriptional regulator — MMLSDVMEDYLKVIYQLQQSTDDRIKTSAIADELDVTSPTVTSMIEKLEDRGLVDRKKYRGVTLTDEGETVALEVIRHHRLLESYLTEHLDYDWSEVHEEADRLEHHISEDFEARVAAALGEPEVDPHGAPIPGADLEPPQRPDGESVTEFSEGDVVVVEEVADRDPKILSYLAEHGVEPGVELEILEVAPFGMVTARSNERGDAVSLPESVAHHVRVAQPAEVES, encoded by the coding sequence ATGATGCTGAGCGACGTGATGGAAGACTATCTCAAAGTCATCTATCAGCTCCAGCAGAGCACCGACGACCGGATCAAGACGTCCGCGATCGCCGACGAACTGGACGTCACGTCGCCGACGGTCACCAGCATGATCGAGAAACTCGAGGATCGCGGGCTCGTCGACCGCAAGAAGTACCGCGGCGTCACCTTAACCGACGAGGGCGAGACGGTCGCCCTCGAGGTGATTCGCCACCACCGGCTCCTCGAGTCTTACCTGACCGAGCACCTGGATTACGACTGGTCCGAGGTCCACGAGGAGGCCGACCGGCTCGAACACCACATCAGCGAGGACTTCGAGGCCCGGGTCGCGGCCGCCCTGGGCGAACCCGAGGTCGATCCCCACGGCGCGCCCATCCCGGGTGCCGACCTCGAACCGCCCCAGCGGCCCGACGGCGAGTCCGTCACCGAGTTCAGCGAGGGCGACGTCGTCGTCGTCGAGGAGGTCGCCGACCGCGACCCGAAGATCCTCTCCTATCTCGCCGAGCACGGCGTCGAACCCGGCGTCGAACTCGAGATTCTCGAGGTCGCACCGTTCGGGATGGTGACGGCCCGCTCGAACGAGCGGGGCGACGCGGTGTCGCTCCCCGAGTCCGTCGCCCACCACGTTCGCGTCGCCCAACCGGCGGAGGTCGAATCGTAG
- a CDS encoding ZIP family metal transporter, with protein sequence MTDRPIDDLSRWLVATGPVVILGAIFGVLYLTSPFGDLGAVDGASALEILWMLTIIGALAGIVPVAIGMLWFPIIRDLDPQRMHAFLALAAGVLAFIAIEMTEEVIEQSAEAEQTLLATGLAVAGVGGTFAAMYLVSEWRQRTVATAHKSGLEIAYLVALALGLHSVGEGLGIGVAFIQGDSTMVMLLVLAFVLHNVMEGPTVVAAVARDRKTPPLRHFAAMGVIAGGPVILGGWIGSVGESPLLAVLFFAIAVGAILQVLIEVAELIRFDAEAVVTRTNAATFSVGFGLMFLLEDVVSNLLLEGGLLSL encoded by the coding sequence ATGACCGACCGACCCATCGACGACCTGTCGCGCTGGCTCGTCGCGACCGGACCGGTCGTCATCCTCGGGGCGATTTTCGGCGTTCTCTATCTCACCTCGCCGTTCGGCGACCTCGGTGCGGTCGACGGGGCGAGCGCGCTCGAGATCCTCTGGATGCTGACGATCATCGGCGCGCTCGCCGGGATCGTTCCGGTCGCGATCGGCATGCTCTGGTTCCCGATCATCAGGGATCTCGATCCGCAACGCATGCACGCGTTTCTGGCGCTCGCGGCGGGCGTGCTCGCGTTCATCGCCATCGAGATGACCGAGGAGGTCATCGAGCAGTCCGCGGAAGCGGAACAGACGCTCCTCGCGACGGGACTCGCCGTCGCCGGCGTCGGCGGCACCTTCGCGGCGATGTACCTCGTCAGCGAGTGGCGCCAGCGAACGGTGGCGACGGCCCACAAGAGCGGACTCGAGATCGCCTACCTCGTCGCGCTCGCGCTCGGACTCCACAGCGTCGGCGAAGGACTCGGGATCGGCGTCGCGTTCATCCAGGGCGACTCCACGATGGTCATGCTGCTCGTGCTGGCGTTCGTCCTCCACAACGTGATGGAGGGCCCGACCGTGGTCGCCGCGGTCGCGCGCGATCGGAAGACGCCCCCGCTGCGACACTTCGCCGCGATGGGAGTCATCGCCGGCGGGCCCGTCATCCTCGGCGGCTGGATCGGCAGCGTCGGCGAATCGCCGCTGCTCGCCGTCCTGTTCTTCGCGATCGCCGTCGGCGCGATCCTGCAGGTGCTCATCGAGGTGGCCGAACTAATTCGGTTCGACGCCGAGGCCGTCGTCACCCGGACGAACGCGGCGACGTTTTCCGTCGGTTTCGGCCTCATGTTCCTGCTCGAGGACGTCGTCAGTAATCTGCTGCTCGAGGGCGGCTTGCTTTCCCTCTGA
- a CDS encoding Rrf2 family transcriptional regulator produces the protein MSSIELTPSQKKILRALTNLHKESEDAIKGEDIAEQVDRNPGTIRNQMQSLKALQLVEGVPGPKGGYKPTAAAFEALEIQQMDDPASVPLEHEGEPVEGIIVEEIDLSSVHHPELCRAEIHMQGTADIQEGDSVTVGPTPLSKLVIEGTLDGRDDTNNILILRIDDMTAPAEEPNH, from the coding sequence ATGTCATCAATCGAACTCACCCCCAGCCAGAAGAAAATTCTCCGTGCATTGACAAATCTCCACAAGGAGTCGGAGGACGCGATCAAGGGGGAAGACATCGCCGAACAGGTGGACCGGAACCCGGGGACGATCCGGAACCAGATGCAGAGCCTCAAAGCCCTCCAGCTCGTCGAGGGCGTACCGGGGCCGAAAGGCGGCTACAAGCCGACCGCCGCCGCCTTCGAAGCGCTCGAGATCCAGCAGATGGACGACCCCGCCTCGGTTCCCCTCGAACACGAGGGCGAACCCGTCGAGGGCATCATCGTCGAGGAGATCGACCTCTCGAGCGTTCACCACCCCGAACTCTGTCGCGCCGAAATTCACATGCAGGGAACGGCCGACATTCAGGAGGGCGACTCGGTCACCGTCGGTCCGACGCCGCTCTCGAAACTCGTCATCGAGGGAACGCTCGACGGCAGGGACGACACGAACAACATTCTCATTCTGCGGATCGACGACATGACCGCGCCGGCCGAGGAGCCGAACCACTGA
- the gyrA gene encoding DNA gyrase subunit A: protein MSSEVPDPTDIEAASIESVRIEDEMEQSYIDYAMSVIAGRALPDARDGLKPVHRRILYAMHEMGVTSGSSHRKSSSIVGETMGDYHPHGDSAIYDTLVRMAQDFSMRYPLVDGQGNFGSMDGDPAAAPRYTEARMAPVSEELLSDIEKDTVDFSANYDDRLQEPDVLPAAFPNLLVNGSSGIAVGMSTNIPPHNLGEVIDATIELIDDPDATVEDLMDHVKGPDFPTGANIVGRDAIYSAYKTGRGRVRVRAEFEVEEWKAGRERIVVTELPFQANKARLVERIAEDVNEGELEGITDLRDESDRDGVRIVIECKRGANVEVVKNKLLENHLEKTFGIINLALVDGQPQVLSLKETLAEYISHRREVVRRRSEYDLAEAEDRAHILEGRLKAVENAEDVVDLIRNSEDRSAARAGLQEEFGFSEDQAQHIVRMQLGSLTSMEAAEIEDEYEDVQAEIERLTEILESEAELLGVIKDELREIKAEYGDERRTSIVEDQGTVTHEDLIPEEEVVVVMTEDDYVKRMPIDQFDPQGRGGKGIIGADVKEGDRVASVFRANTHDYLLCFTNHGKVYQLKTYEIPEMGRTARGKSAVNILDLGAGEDITAIVDTAAFGDGEYVTMATRNGYVKRTAGDEFDNIRSTGIIAADLEEGDELVDVEVTDGSQDLVIATEDGMTIRFAEDEVRAMGRSARGVNGIKLQDDDAVAGLVATDEDDGQALLTVTRNGYGKRTPLSEYRTQSRYGKGLIDIKTDGRNGPVTAVKAVDADDHLVLMSERGQIVRTRADEVSSVGRNTMGVIVMDVEAGDAVASVDVLPAASVADENETVESS, encoded by the coding sequence ATGAGTTCGGAGGTACCCGATCCGACGGACATCGAGGCGGCATCGATCGAGTCCGTCCGGATCGAGGACGAGATGGAGCAGAGCTACATCGATTACGCGATGAGCGTCATCGCGGGCCGGGCCCTCCCGGACGCCCGGGACGGCCTGAAACCCGTCCACCGGCGCATCCTCTACGCGATGCACGAGATGGGCGTCACCAGCGGCTCCTCCCACCGCAAGTCCTCCTCGATCGTCGGGGAGACGATGGGTGACTACCACCCCCACGGCGACAGCGCGATCTACGACACCCTGGTCCGGATGGCCCAGGACTTCTCGATGCGCTATCCGCTGGTCGACGGCCAGGGGAACTTCGGCTCGATGGACGGCGATCCGGCCGCGGCGCCGCGGTACACGGAGGCGCGGATGGCCCCCGTCTCCGAGGAGTTGCTCTCCGACATCGAGAAGGACACGGTCGACTTCTCGGCGAACTACGACGACCGCCTGCAGGAGCCCGACGTCCTGCCCGCGGCGTTCCCGAACCTCCTCGTGAACGGTTCGTCGGGGATCGCGGTCGGGATGTCGACGAACATCCCGCCGCACAACCTCGGCGAAGTGATCGACGCGACGATCGAGCTGATCGACGACCCCGACGCGACGGTGGAGGATCTGATGGACCACGTCAAGGGGCCGGACTTCCCGACGGGCGCCAACATCGTCGGCCGCGACGCCATCTACTCGGCCTACAAGACCGGCCGCGGACGGGTCCGCGTCCGCGCCGAGTTCGAGGTCGAGGAGTGGAAGGCGGGGCGCGAACGGATCGTCGTCACCGAACTCCCCTTCCAGGCCAACAAGGCTCGGCTGGTCGAGCGCATCGCCGAGGACGTCAACGAGGGCGAACTCGAGGGGATCACCGACCTGCGCGACGAGTCCGACCGCGACGGCGTCCGGATCGTCATCGAGTGCAAGCGCGGTGCGAACGTCGAGGTCGTCAAGAACAAGTTGCTCGAGAACCACCTCGAGAAGACGTTCGGCATCATCAACCTCGCGCTGGTCGACGGCCAGCCCCAGGTGCTCTCGCTCAAGGAGACCCTGGCGGAGTACATCAGCCACCGGCGCGAGGTCGTCCGCCGGCGCAGCGAGTACGACCTCGCCGAGGCCGAGGATCGGGCCCACATCCTCGAGGGGCGGCTGAAGGCCGTCGAGAACGCCGAGGACGTGGTCGACCTGATCCGCAACAGCGAGGACCGCTCGGCCGCCAGGGCCGGCCTGCAGGAGGAGTTCGGTTTCTCCGAGGACCAGGCCCAGCACATCGTCCGAATGCAACTCGGCAGTCTCACCTCGATGGAGGCGGCCGAGATCGAGGACGAGTACGAGGACGTCCAGGCCGAGATCGAACGCCTGACGGAGATTCTCGAGAGCGAGGCGGAACTGCTGGGGGTCATCAAGGACGAACTCCGCGAGATTAAGGCCGAGTACGGCGACGAGCGTCGGACCTCGATCGTCGAGGATCAGGGCACGGTCACCCACGAGGACCTCATCCCGGAGGAGGAGGTCGTCGTCGTGATGACCGAAGACGACTACGTCAAGCGGATGCCGATCGACCAGTTCGACCCCCAGGGTCGGGGCGGCAAAGGGATCATCGGCGCGGACGTCAAGGAGGGCGACCGCGTCGCCTCGGTCTTCCGGGCGAACACGCACGACTACCTGCTGTGCTTTACGAACCACGGCAAGGTCTACCAGCTGAAGACCTACGAGATCCCGGAGATGGGCCGGACGGCCCGCGGCAAATCCGCGGTCAACATACTCGATCTCGGCGCCGGCGAGGACATCACGGCGATCGTCGACACGGCGGCCTTCGGCGACGGCGAGTACGTGACGATGGCCACCCGGAACGGCTACGTAAAGCGAACGGCCGGCGACGAGTTCGACAACATCCGCTCGACGGGCATCATCGCCGCCGACTTGGAAGAGGGCGACGAACTCGTCGACGTCGAGGTGACGGACGGCTCGCAGGACCTCGTGATCGCGACCGAGGACGGCATGACGATCCGCTTCGCCGAGGACGAGGTTCGGGCGATGGGCCGAAGCGCCCGCGGCGTCAACGGGATCAAACTCCAGGACGACGACGCGGTCGCCGGGCTGGTCGCGACCGACGAGGACGACGGGCAGGCGCTGCTGACCGTCACCCGGAACGGGTACGGCAAGCGAACGCCGCTCTCGGAGTACCGCACGCAGTCCCGGTACGGCAAGGGACTGATCGACATCAAGACGGACGGCCGAAACGGTCCCGTAACGGCCGTCAAGGCGGTCGACGCGGACGACCACCTCGTGCTGATGAGCGAGCGCGGCCAGATCGTCCGTACGCGCGCCGACGAAGTCTCGTCGGTCGGCCGCAACACGATGGGCGTGATCGTGATGGACGTCGAAGCCGGCGACGCCGTCGCTAGCGTCGACGTCCTACCGGCGGCCTCCGTGGCGGACGAGAACGAGACCGTCGAATCGAGCTGA